In the SAR324 cluster bacterium genome, one interval contains:
- a CDS encoding S41 family peptidase → MKVDSIQKKLLWALLSTITSILLSGCLPGLSGPELPEEPEPSPTPLLAEVLMRIQLDYLELGRLDFSELQEAALLALEREIAEVRVVTPQSKSGNQRVLFRESTLVKLDSPASLREMYEGLQSLILKLHEKLPEYQTSELELLALSAIMSGLDPHSVVLPPSSYAEFNENTRGRFAGVGIIIGIREKQLTIISLMEGGPAELAGLRIGDKVKEIDRESTKKMSLSAIMQGLRGEIGSRMDLTVERSGEVITYELQREDIQISSSDSIDLRFDDGIPVRYVRLKLFQEDTSINLEKQLENLDSVAGLILDLRGNPGGLLQEAVSVSDLFLPPEKRIVSTQTNTHLTSYDSHQLLSSPKIQNIPIVVLVNGQSASASEIVSAALKVNNRAIVVGEKTFGKGSVQSIWGMPGNFGLKMTIARYLTPDNLSIQDVGVQPDLQLDPLYLTKNGIHLSSLQQESKAENYILHYMRDSEDEETDIDKPLNASEIENDDSVRIAVRLLREHLPYQETMKATLARSHPQLQAQAEKEIVRKIAKQAELDWTLSSPSPTELPDLQISFEQENDMGVWQGITPPFASDRNLRIKVQLENQGSMPMERVLVVSESSEDWLDDIEFPLGKLEGGEKGLWVREIDFDQQKNPSWLPLDFLVLVGEDQELLRKEFLWSVIPDELPTFSMGFQIIDNGTAGSVGNGDGIAQSAETLVLKVNLEMQDPKELEEVVLRISSSEDGLIWLQDRVEWKSLKDGQSYEESLLVRIPQGIDELGRWQVALFVPRGDQAFWNYHWMGKIGPEAIVEPPVIQTSFIRDDLPILTRDEDLIWNVDLRDDDGLEDLLCFVNGRKLNYVNLNNKRSEALVWNSPLLKGKNLIELVARDSQGVSIRHQWHVWREDREQNSAGAVSDNLDLALQKQ, encoded by the coding sequence ATGAAAGTGGATAGTATCCAAAAAAAATTACTCTGGGCGCTCCTGAGCACAATCACTTCAATTCTCTTATCCGGATGTCTGCCTGGACTTTCTGGACCGGAATTGCCAGAGGAACCAGAGCCATCTCCAACTCCATTGTTGGCAGAAGTTTTGATGAGAATTCAACTGGATTACCTAGAGTTGGGGCGGCTGGATTTTTCAGAGCTTCAAGAGGCTGCTCTCTTGGCATTAGAAAGAGAGATTGCAGAGGTGCGAGTCGTTACTCCCCAGAGCAAATCTGGGAACCAAAGGGTTCTTTTTCGTGAAAGCACTTTGGTTAAGCTGGATTCACCTGCGTCTCTTAGAGAAATGTATGAGGGGCTCCAATCCCTAATTCTGAAACTTCATGAAAAGCTGCCCGAGTACCAGACATCAGAGCTGGAATTACTTGCTCTTAGCGCCATCATGTCGGGCCTAGACCCTCATTCAGTTGTGCTTCCACCATCAAGCTATGCTGAGTTTAACGAGAATACCCGAGGTCGATTTGCTGGCGTCGGAATCATTATTGGAATTCGGGAAAAGCAGTTGACAATTATTTCTCTGATGGAGGGTGGGCCTGCTGAACTGGCAGGGCTAAGGATTGGGGATAAGGTCAAGGAAATTGATCGGGAATCAACTAAAAAAATGAGCTTGAGTGCAATCATGCAGGGGTTGCGTGGGGAGATAGGCTCTAGAATGGATTTGACCGTTGAGCGGTCAGGGGAAGTAATCACTTATGAACTTCAACGCGAGGATATTCAAATCAGTAGTAGTGATTCAATAGACCTACGATTCGATGATGGAATTCCGGTTCGTTATGTTCGGCTGAAACTATTTCAGGAAGACACATCTATCAATCTTGAAAAACAATTGGAAAATCTCGACTCGGTTGCAGGTTTGATCCTAGATTTACGTGGAAATCCAGGAGGATTGCTTCAGGAAGCCGTTAGTGTAAGTGACTTGTTTCTACCCCCGGAGAAAAGAATTGTTTCGACACAGACTAACACACACCTAACAAGCTACGATTCTCACCAACTCCTGAGCTCACCTAAAATTCAGAACATACCCATCGTAGTTTTGGTGAATGGTCAAAGTGCCTCAGCTTCAGAGATAGTTAGTGCAGCCCTGAAGGTAAATAATCGTGCGATCGTTGTTGGTGAAAAGACATTTGGTAAGGGTTCGGTGCAGTCCATCTGGGGTATGCCTGGTAATTTTGGTCTCAAAATGACCATTGCCCGCTACTTGACCCCAGATAATCTCTCAATTCAGGATGTTGGCGTACAACCAGATTTGCAACTGGACCCACTTTACTTAACGAAAAATGGCATCCATCTAAGTTCACTTCAACAGGAGAGTAAGGCTGAAAATTATATCTTGCACTACATGCGAGATTCAGAAGATGAGGAAACTGATATAGATAAGCCACTCAATGCCTCAGAGATTGAAAATGATGATTCTGTTCGTATTGCAGTAAGATTGTTGCGAGAGCATCTGCCATACCAGGAAACGATGAAAGCAACTCTTGCCAGGTCTCATCCCCAGTTACAGGCTCAGGCTGAGAAAGAAATTGTCAGGAAAATCGCAAAGCAAGCTGAGTTGGATTGGACTCTATCCTCCCCAAGCCCAACGGAGTTGCCAGATCTACAAATCTCTTTTGAGCAAGAGAATGACATGGGTGTCTGGCAAGGAATCACTCCTCCATTTGCCTCAGACCGCAATTTGCGAATTAAAGTTCAGCTTGAGAACCAGGGCAGTATGCCCATGGAGAGAGTGTTGGTGGTATCTGAAAGCTCTGAAGATTGGCTAGATGATATTGAATTCCCTCTTGGTAAACTCGAAGGGGGTGAAAAAGGCCTATGGGTTCGTGAAATAGATTTTGATCAACAAAAAAATCCAAGTTGGCTGCCTCTGGATTTTCTAGTTCTTGTAGGTGAAGACCAAGAACTTTTGCGTAAAGAGTTTCTATGGTCGGTAATCCCTGATGAATTACCAACCTTCAGCATGGGATTTCAGATCATCGATAATGGAACTGCGGGAAGTGTCGGTAATGGGGACGGAATAGCTCAATCTGCAGAAACCCTCGTTTTGAAGGTAAATCTTGAAATGCAGGATCCTAAAGAACTGGAGGAAGTAGTTTTGAGAATCAGCAGTTCTGAGGATGGTTTGATCTGGTTACAAGACAGGGTGGAATGGAAAAGTCTGAAAGATGGTCAGTCCTATGAAGAAAGCTTACTGGTACGCATTCCCCAGGGAATAGACGAACTTGGCCGTTGGCAAGTCGCGCTATTTGTGCCCAGAGGAGACCAAGCTTTTTGGAATTATCATTGGATGGGCAAAATAGGGCCTGAAGCCATAGTTGAACCTCCAGTCATTCAAACTAGTTTCATCAGGGATGATCTACCCATCTTGACCAGAGATGAAGACCTAATTTGGAATGTTGATCTCAGAGACGATGATGGACTGGAGGACCTATTGTGCTTTGTGAATGGAAGAAAATTGA